From Micromonospora echinaurantiaca:
TACGGCGACCAGCGCGGCCGGGGCCCGGCGCGGGTCGGCGCCGGTGTACGTGGCGTACCGGTCCAGCAGCATCCGCAGCCGAGGGTCGGACAGGTGGCGACGGCCCAGCCCGCGCAGGCTCCGGCCGGGGGCGATCGCGGTCAGGTCGCCGAGCCGCCAGGCCAGCGCGGCCAGGTCCCGCGGGGAGCCGACCGGGCGGCGCAGGATGTCCTGGTGGGAGGCCTGCCAGACCCGGCCGGCCCGGCGCCACAGCCGCTGCCAGTCGGCCGCGGCCCGGTCGCCGAGCGCGGCGCCGATCCGGGCGGCGAACTCGGCCGGGTCGGCGCACGAGTCCAGCGCCGGGCCGCCGGGGAAGACGTGCCGGACGATCGGGTCCAGCGGCGTGAGGTCGAGGTACTCGTCGAGCTTCGCCCCGGTCGCCTCGAACAGGTCGTGGAAGACCTCGGGCAGGGTGAGCAGGCTGGGTCCGGTGTCGAAGTGGAACGGGCCGGCCGGCGTGTCGTGCAGGTACCGGCCGAGCTTGCCGCCCACCGTGTCGGCCCGTTCGAAGACGGTGACCTGGTGCCCGGTGACGGCCAGCCGCGCGGCGGTGGCCAGCCCGCCGACTCCGGCGCCGACGACCACGATCCGCGCCATGCCGCCTCCTAGGTGACCGGGCGGCCCCGCCAGGTCAGCCGGCGCCGCTTCCGCAGATGGTACGACCGCAGGGTCAGCCAACCGAGGACCACGACCGACACGGGGTGTGCCAGCGAGTCGGGCCACCACCGGCCGCCGGTCGCCCGGGCGCTGATCGCCCGTCCGGCCACCCCGAGCAGGTACGCCGCCGCGGCGGCGGCCGCCACCGGCGCCGCCCCGGCGGCGAGCGCGCCCACCGCCAGCAGCGGCGGCGCGGTGTAGAGCAGGAGCAGCAGCGCCACCACCACGGCCGCCGCCACCGGGTGGCCGAACGAGGCCCAGAGCGACTTGGTGTAGCCGTCGCGCAGCTGCGGCCAGTTGTCGTACATCCGGCAGGTGGCCAGCCGCGAGCCGTCGGCCAGGGCGATCCGGCCGCCGGCCCGCTTGACCGCCCGGGCCAGCTCGACGTCCTCCAGGACCTTGTCGGCCACCGCGACGTGCCCGCCGGCCCGTTCGTAGCCGGCCCGGTCCAGCACCAGGAACTGCCCGCCGGCCGCGGCAAGCGACGGCCGCGGTGAGCGCTCCATCGCGCGCAGCGGCAGGAAGGTCAGCCACAGCCACTGCAGCAGCGGCTGGACCAGCCGGTCCGCCGCCGTGACCACCAGGATCCTCGGGTACGGCGACAGCAGCGCCAGCCGGGCGGCGCGCAGTTCGGTGACCGCCGCCGCCACCGCGTCCGGGGCGAGCACCACGTCGGCGTCGACGAAGACCAGCGCGGTGGCCGCCGGGTCGGCCCGGCTGGCCAACTGCCAGCAGGCATACGGCTTGCCCAGCCAGCCCGGCGGCGGGGCGGCTCCGCGCAGCAGGGTGACCCGCGGGTCGTCGCCGGCCACCGCCCGGACCACCTCGGCGGTGCCGTCGGTGGACCCGTCGTCGAGCACCACGACGCGCAGCCCCGGCACGCCGCGCTGGGCGAGCAGCGCGCGCAGGCACGGGGTGACCCGGGCGGCCTCGTCGCGCAGCGGCAGCAGCACCGCGACCGGCTCGTCCACCGGGGCCGGCGGTACGGCCGGGCGGCGCAGCCAGCGGCCGGCGTTGACCAGCGTGTGCGCGGTCAGCACGGCGACGCCGAGCAGCAGGACGAGCACGCCGCTCATGCCGGCACTCCGCTGCGCTGCGTGCCGGCCTGAGGCATGGCGGCGCTGAGTTCGCTGATGCGCTCGCTCATGCCGGTGCGTCGGCGTCGGCGCGCCGGGGCGGGTGGGACGCCGGCCGGTCGGCGCGGCGGGTCCGCAGCAGCGTCAGCGCGAGCGGCACCGCGGTCACCGACATGCCGGCCGCGCCCCACAGCGCGGAGGCGGGCAGGTCGAGGAAGATCGCGTGGGCCAGCATGCTGGAGCCGTACGTCCACAGGTAGAGCGCGAACATCGGGTGGTCCCGCCGGTCGGTGCCGGCCACCGCCGACCCGGCCAGCGGGCGCAGCGCGGTCATCAGCAGCACCGCGAAGAGCAGCCAGCCGAGGTAGTTGCTGACCGGGACGCCGGGCAGGCCGGGCAGCGCCGGGGTGGCGTCGCGCCAGACCCAGTGGCCCTCGGCCACCATCTGCGGGTCGAGGAAGAGGTCCCAGGTGGCCAGCCCGAGCGCGGCCAGCGCGATCCGCCGGACGGCGAGCGCGACCGGTGACCCGGGGTGGTGGTCGCCGGCCGGGCCCACGGGGTCGGGCGGCGTGGTGAGCCGGACCGCGGTCAGCCAGGCCGGCCAGGCCATCCAGGTCCACGCCAGCGGAATGACCAGCGGCACTCCGGCCAGCTTCGGGCCCAACTGGCCGGAGTAGTCGTAGCTGCCGAACGGGAAGCCGGTGGCCACCCCGAGCGCCTCGATGGCGAACCCGCCGCCGGTGGCCACCGCCACCAGCGCCACGGCGGTACGCGCACCCCGGTTGAGCAGCGCGTGGCCGACCGAGAGCAGCCAGCCGAGGCCGACGGTGGCCACGGTCAGCCGGGCCCGGGTCGTGCCGGTGGTCAGCGGGTAGCAGATCTGCGCGAGCACCAGCACGGCCAGCAGCGCCCAGCAGGCCCGCTGCCGGTTCACGACGCGGCCGGGCCGGGCGGGGCCTGCGCGGAGGAGCGCGGCGGGGCCGGCGCCGGGCCGGGAGGCGGGAGGGGGAGGTCCCGGCCGAGCACGCCGAACGGGCGCTCGTCGCCGGGGAAGTGGAAGTCGCGCAGGATGTCGACGAACCCGAACCGGCGGTACAGCCGCCAGGCCCGCGACCGCTGCTCGTCGGCCTCCGGGGTGGACAGCAGGGTGGTGGCCCCCTCGGCCATGGTGAGCAGGGCGCGCAGTTGCCCCGCGCCCAGGCCGTGCCCCTGCGCGGGCGGCCGGACGTGCAGCTCGACCACCTCGAAGCAGTCGGCCAGCCAGCGCTGCCGGGTGGCCGGGTCCAGCGCCCGCCAGACCTGGTCGTGCCACCACTGCCCGGGGGCGCCGAGGTAGCCGTAGCCGAAGCCGGCCAGGTGCCCCTCGGTGGTCAGGCTGGCCACGGCCCGGAAGCCGGGGCGGCGGACGTGGGTGGCGATGTAGCCGCGGCGGGCCTCCAGCAGGTCGGTGCGGTAGCCCATCGCCTCGCCGTAGACGGCCACCACGTCGTCCAGCCGCCGGACGAGATCGTCCGGTGTCCACCGCACCAACCTCATGCCCGCGCGCCCTTCGCCGTCTCCGCGTCGCCGTCCGCGACCCATCCCAGCACCGTCCGGTCACCGACCACGTCGCACACCGCGAACCGCGCGAAGAGCTCCTCCGCGTACCACCCCTCGGTGGGGGTCCGCATGATCGCGGCGCGGTGCTCCGGGTGACGGTACGCGAACGCCACCAGGTCCGCCGGGTCACGCCACACGCTCACCGTGCCCTGCCAGCCCACCGGGGCCTCGCCGACGCCGAACCGGGCGAGCAGGCCGGGCGCGGCGTGCAGGGCGGCGGCCACCGGCGGGACCGCCCGCCAGAAGGTGACCGCCCGGCGGGGCCGCAGCCGGGCCCGGGTCAGCGCCAGCACCGGGCCGTCGGCGCGGCCGCCGGGCGGCTCGCCGAACGGCCGGCGGCCGGACCACTCGCCCCGGCTGGTCAGCGGGCGCAGGTCGAGCCGGACGGCGGAGCGGGCGATCCGGGACCAGGCCCGGCCCACCGGCGAGGCGTCGAAGCCGGCCGCCGCGGCGGGGGAGTCCCACACCGCCAGCGCCGCCCACCGGGTCAGGTCGGCGTCACCCGGGCCGAAGCCGGTGCCGGTCCCGGTGCCGAGGAGCTTGCCGAACCGTACGCCCGGCACGACGCGCAGCCGGCGCGGGTCGAGCGCCATCCGGGCCAGCGCCCGGGGCAGCGCGGGCCGGGAGGTCCGCCACACGTGCAGGGTGACCAGGCCCGGTACGGCGTGCGCGGGGTCGCTCACGCCACCTCGGCCGGGGCGCCGGCGGTGATCCGGAGCAGTTCCCGGTACGTGGTGGGGAAGACCGCCTGCGGCACCCCGCCGGCGGCCCAGATCTCGTCGTACCCCGCCAGGGCGGTGTCCACCAGGGTGCGCAGCGGCTTCGGGTGGCCCAGCGGGGCCACTCCGCCGATCACCTGCCCGGTGTGCGTGCGGACGAAGTCGGGGGTGGCCCGGCGCAGCCGGGTGACCCCGATGCCGGCGGCCAGCCCGGCGGTGTCCACCCGGTGCGCGC
This genomic window contains:
- a CDS encoding GNAT family N-acetyltransferase, whose product is MRLVRWTPDDLVRRLDDVVAVYGEAMGYRTDLLEARRGYIATHVRRPGFRAVASLTTEGHLAGFGYGYLGAPGQWWHDQVWRALDPATRQRWLADCFEVVELHVRPPAQGHGLGAGQLRALLTMAEGATTLLSTPEADEQRSRAWRLYRRFGFVDILRDFHFPGDERPFGVLGRDLPLPPPGPAPAPPRSSAQAPPGPAAS
- a CDS encoding YbaK/EbsC family protein, with the protein product MQSHPNVRAVQDALDAADARNGSGAPSVVRLLPEAVHTAAAAAEALGVGVGQIANSLIFEADGEPLLVLTSGAHRVDTAGLAAGIGVTRLRRATPDFVRTHTGQVIGGVAPLGHPKPLRTLVDTALAGYDEIWAAGGVPQAVFPTTYRELLRITAGAPAEVA
- a CDS encoding monooxygenase, yielding MSDPAHAVPGLVTLHVWRTSRPALPRALARMALDPRRLRVVPGVRFGKLLGTGTGTGFGPGDADLTRWAALAVWDSPAAAAGFDASPVGRAWSRIARSAVRLDLRPLTSRGEWSGRRPFGEPPGGRADGPVLALTRARLRPRRAVTFWRAVPPVAAALHAAPGLLARFGVGEAPVGWQGTVSVWRDPADLVAFAYRHPEHRAAIMRTPTEGWYAEELFARFAVCDVVGDRTVLGWVADGDAETAKGARA
- a CDS encoding glycosyltransferase, translated to MSGVLVLLLGVAVLTAHTLVNAGRWLRRPAVPPAPVDEPVAVLLPLRDEAARVTPCLRALLAQRGVPGLRVVVLDDGSTDGTAEVVRAVAGDDPRVTLLRGAAPPPGWLGKPYACWQLASRADPAATALVFVDADVVLAPDAVAAAVTELRAARLALLSPYPRILVVTAADRLVQPLLQWLWLTFLPLRAMERSPRPSLAAAGGQFLVLDRAGYERAGGHVAVADKVLEDVELARAVKRAGGRIALADGSRLATCRMYDNWPQLRDGYTKSLWASFGHPVAAAVVVALLLLLYTAPPLLAVGALAAGAAPVAAAAAAAYLLGVAGRAISARATGGRWWPDSLAHPVSVVVLGWLTLRSYHLRKRRRLTWRGRPVT
- a CDS encoding carotenoid biosynthesis protein, with product MNRQRACWALLAVLVLAQICYPLTTGTTRARLTVATVGLGWLLSVGHALLNRGARTAVALVAVATGGGFAIEALGVATGFPFGSYDYSGQLGPKLAGVPLVIPLAWTWMAWPAWLTAVRLTTPPDPVGPAGDHHPGSPVALAVRRIALAALGLATWDLFLDPQMVAEGHWVWRDATPALPGLPGVPVSNYLGWLLFAVLLMTALRPLAGSAVAGTDRRDHPMFALYLWTYGSSMLAHAIFLDLPASALWGAAGMSVTAVPLALTLLRTRRADRPASHPPRRADADAPA